The proteins below come from a single Mya arenaria isolate MELC-2E11 chromosome 6, ASM2691426v1 genomic window:
- the LOC128236959 gene encoding CUB and sushi domain-containing protein 3-like, with protein MTYGAAANVTCESGFDASIDQVTCLSNGSWSEASCAPKDCGPVEIIPNGQIDLNNPFNTTYGATGNVTCNSGFDANIDQVTCLSNGSWTDASCIPKECGPLQTIPNGQIDLNDPSNTTYGAEGNVICDSGFDANIDQVSCLSNGSWSEATCTPKDCGPFIPTLFGKIDLNDPNNSSYGATANFTCAPGFDASIDHVTCLSNGSWSEASCTPKDCGLVDSILNGQIYIRDSSNTTYGAAANVTCESGFDASIDQVTCLSNGSWSEASCTPKDCGPVETIQNGKIDLNDSSNTTYAKLKIHPEDEGTVENDTCRLMSPGQVVGISWNLQTNNLAKDNGNNLDKQPMNVIDSDNFL; from the exons ATGACGTATGGTGCCGCCGCTAACGTCACATGTGAATCAGGATTTGACGCTAGTATAGATCAAGTTACCTGTTTAAGTAATGGATCATGGTCAGAGGCATCGTGTGCGCCAAAAG ATTGTGGACCTGTTGAAATTATACCGAACGGACAAATTGATCTGAATAATCCATTCAACACGACATATGGTGCCACGGGTAACGTAACATGTAACTCTGGATTTGACGCTAATATAGATCAAGTTACCTGTTTAAGTAATGGATCATGGACAGATGCGTCGTGCATACCTAAAG aatGTGGACCTCTGCAAACAATACCTAACGGCCAAATTGATCTGAATGATCCATCCAACACGACATATGGTGCCGAGGGTAATGTAATATGTGACTCTGGATTTGACGCTAATATAGATCAAGTGAGCTGTTTAAGTAATGGATCATGGTCGGAGGCAACATGCACACCTAAAG ATTGTGGACCGTTTATACCGACACTGTTCGGAAAAATTGATCTGAATGATCCAAACAACAGTTCATATGGGGCCACCGCTAACTTCACATGTGCACCTGGCTTTGACGCTAGTATAGATCATGTGACCTGTTTGAGTAATGGATCATGGTCAGAGGCATCGTGCACACCTAAAG ATTGTGGACTTGTTGATTCAATACTGAATGGACAAATTTATATTCGTGATTCATCCAACACGACATATGGTGCCGCCGCTAACGTCACATGTGAATCTGGATTTGACGCTAGTATAGATCAAGTGACCTGTTTAAGTAATGGATCATGGTCAGAGGCATCGTGCACACCTAAAG ATTGTGGACCTGTTGAAACAATACAGAATGGAAAAATTGATCTGAATGATTCATCTAACACGACATATG CCAAACTTAAGATCCATCCCGAGGATGAAGGAACAGTTGAGAACGACACTTGCCGTCTAATGTCGCCTGGCCAAGTTGTCGGGATTAGTTGGAACTTGCAAACCAACAACCTCGCCAAAGACAACGGGAACAACCTAGACAAGCAGCCAATGAACGTCATCGATTCCGATAACTTTTTAtaa
- the LOC128236958 gene encoding adhesion G protein-coupled receptor L3-like, translated as MRVIHAIKGIHLLEIKFDSVKPPGRGKELNRPALPKLNDLTTNDDITTEAITVALEALTNVTTTQRANTTPPLTDGEIKALTSSLENVATLLNSNSTKFDSVNISEHFMESASNLLDSSNQESWKAMKESNNNGAETMLKAIDSVGSAIRKSIQIGIEDGTGVTSATVIKTNVALEVKQTDEENIEFPAKSPTDSAADADKDWIYKSHSKLTLDKRAFEGNKTYITTAIMYRDMSNILPTQSNENATGNGSQKAINGPVLSLSLDQPLENLTPPIRITFGHFLTNLSEPSCNYWEFGNDGQAGRWSTFGCSVNYSSASQTVCECTHLTNFAVLMSPFVQADAVSVPLRIVSIVGIAVSMFCLLLTSFLYICLWRYLRNDRAVILLNLCIALFFSYIVFLAGVDRTESKEFCAVVAALLHYIYLVVFFMLAEGIDIAYTVLYVFATRSRARSLVIASWVIPAVIVGISLGATQTQGYGNTYFCWLSLSRGVIWAFVAPALLIISLNIICLVLVFRKMLRMKAMESKKTTEKIQTSLRSLCVLVPLMGVSWILGIFYINEDLYFMQYLFAICNGLQGFFIFLFHCALNKKGFFIFLFHCALNKKRSSSKERSKSKDLKSFSSESRDIDASIDWRNLVLNGTSETDEGRTFCSSVGGGGFGHIQRPTVAFNPPAEYPPHTHDSRQSIKHRDSGKIEIVSGEDNNYDYRR; from the exons ATGCGAGTTATACATGCAATAAAGGGTATACACTTATTGGAGATAAAGTTCGACAGTGTCAAGCCTCCGGGTCGTGGGAAGGAGCTGAACCGTCCTGCCTTGCCGAAG CTCAATGATCTTACGACGAATGATGATATTACAACAGAAGCAATCACAGTCGCACTAGAAGCCCTGACAAATGTAACCACTACACAGAGGGCAAATACTACACCACCTCTCACGGATGGGGAAATAAAAGCGCTAACTAGTTCACTGGAGAATGTTGCGACTCTTCTAAACTCCAACTCCACTAAGTTTGATTCTGTGAATATCTCCGAG caCTTTATGGAGTCAGCCAGTAATTTGCTTGATTCGTCCAACCAAGAAAGCTGGAAGGCAATGAAGGAATCA AACAACAATGGGGCAGAAACGATGCTGAAAGCTATTGATTCCGTTGGATCTGCTATAAGAAAAAGTATTCAAATCGGTATTGAAGATGGTACTGGTGTAACATCTGCAACCGTTATCAAGACAAATGTTGCCTTAGAAGTGAAACAGACTGACGAAGAAAATATTGAGTTTCCTGCAAAATCTCCCACTGATAGTGCGGCCGATGCAGACAAAGATTGGATTTATAAGTCCCACAGTAAATTGACATTGGACAAACGTGCATTTGAAG gAAACAAAACCTACATCACCACAGCTATAATGTATCGGGACATGTCAAATATTCTGCCAACACAATCAAATGAAAATGCAACAGG AAACGGGAGCCAAAAAGCAATAAATGGTCCTGTGTTGTCATTGTCGCTTGACCAACCTTTAGAAAACCTAACTCCTCCAATCAGAATAACATTCGGTCACTTCTTG ACTAATTTGTCAGAGCCATCATGTAACTACTGGGAATTTGGCAA TGACGGGCAAGCTGGAAGATGGTCAACTTTCGGCTGTTCTGTGAATTATTCCTCAGCAAGCCAGACTGTCTGTGAATGCACACATCTTACTAACTTTGCTGTGCTGATGAGCCCGTTTGTGCAG GCTGATGCGGTTTCAGTTCCTTTGCGCATAGTTTCCATCGTTGGAATTGCTGTATCCATGTTTTGTCTTCTGTTAACATCGTTTTTGTACATCTGCTTATGGAG GTACCTGAGAAACGACCGTGCTGTTATTCTCCTGAACCTCTGTATTGCACTGTTCTTCTCCTACATCGTGTTCCTGGCCGGAGTCGATAGAACAGAAAGCAAg GAGTTTTGCGCAGTTGTGGCAGCCTTATTGCATTATATCTACTTGGTCGTTTTTTTTATGCTTGCGGAGGGTATAGACATTGCATACACAGTTCTTTATGTATTTGCTACCAGATCACGGGCGAGATCATTAGTTATTGCATCATGGG TTATACCAGCTGTCATTGTCGGAATATCACTCGGAGCAACTCAGACACAAGGATATGGAAATACTTACTT CTGCTGGTTGTCTCTATCACGTGGTGTAATATGGGCGTTCGTGGCGCCTGCCTTGCTCATTATATCG ttaaacattatatgtttGGTCCTTGTTTTCCGCAAAATGCTGAGAATGAAAGCAATGGAATCTAAGAAAACGACAGAAAAGATTCA AACCAGCCTTCGATCGCTCTGTGTACTAGTCCCTCTGATGGGTGTGTCGTGGATTCTGGGCATATTCTATATCAACGAGGATCTTTACTTCATGCAATACCTTTTTGCCATTTGTAATGGTCTTCAG ggATTCTTTATTTTCCTATTCCACTGTGCTCTGAATAAAAAG ggATTCTTTATTTTCCTATTCCACTGTGCTCTGAATAAAAAG AGAAGTTCGAGTAAGGAGCGGTCTAAATCAAAAGATCTTAAAT CATTTAGTTCAGAGTCTCGAGACATTGATGCATCAATCGACTGGAGAAACCTG GTTCTCAATGGAACATCTGAGACTGACGAAGGTCGAACATTTTGCTCGTCAGTTGGGGGTGGAGGTTTCGGTCATATTCAGCGCCCGACTGTTGCGTTCAACCCTCCTGCTGAATACCCTCCACACACTCATGACAGTCGTCAAAGTATCAAACACAGAGATTCTGGCAAAATTGAAATCGTCAGCGGCGAGGACAATAATTATGACTACAGAAGATGA